One part of the Arachidicoccus terrestris genome encodes these proteins:
- a CDS encoding glucose 1-dehydrogenase, producing the protein MKLKNQVAIITGSSSGIGKSVAQCMAAEGAKVIINYPFEKTAPDAQAVLDSITQAGGEGSMFQCDVSQEDQVIAMFEHTKKLYGTVDILVNNAGIQVDSAFETMSLKQWNAVIDVNLTGQFLCAREAIKEFLSRGVVSDTSCAAGKIICMSSVHQVIPWAGHANYASSKGGIDMLMQTIAQEFAGRKVRVNSICPGAIQTPINKDAWSTKEALDELLTLIPYKRIGQPEDIGKAAVWLASDDSDYVNGASLFVDGGMTLFPGFRTNG; encoded by the coding sequence ATGAAACTCAAAAATCAGGTGGCCATCATTACCGGATCCAGCAGTGGCATTGGCAAAAGCGTCGCTCAGTGCATGGCAGCAGAAGGCGCCAAAGTGATCATTAATTACCCTTTTGAGAAAACTGCGCCAGATGCACAAGCCGTGCTAGACAGTATCACCCAGGCGGGGGGAGAGGGCAGTATGTTTCAGTGTGATGTTAGCCAGGAAGATCAGGTAATTGCGATGTTTGAGCACACAAAAAAACTATATGGTACCGTAGATATCCTTGTCAATAATGCAGGAATCCAGGTGGACAGTGCCTTTGAGACAATGTCCCTGAAACAATGGAATGCGGTGATCGATGTCAATCTCACCGGCCAGTTTCTCTGTGCCCGGGAAGCCATCAAAGAATTTCTGAGCAGAGGCGTTGTATCTGACACCTCTTGTGCTGCCGGCAAGATTATCTGCATGAGTAGCGTGCATCAGGTCATTCCCTGGGCAGGACATGCCAATTATGCATCCAGTAAAGGAGGTATTGATATGTTGATGCAGACCATTGCTCAGGAATTCGCCGGCAGAAAAGTACGTGTCAACAGCATATGCCCTGGCGCCATTCAGACACCCATCAATAAGGACGCCTGGAGTACCAAAGAAGCGCTGGATGAACTACTCACGTTGATTCCCTATAAGAGGATCGGACAGCCGGAAGATATCGGGAAAGCTGCCGTGTGGTTGGCTAGCGATGACAGTGATTATGTGAACGGGGCCTCTTTATTTGTGGATGGTGGCATGACCCTGTTTCCCGGATTTAGAACCAACGGATAG
- a CDS encoding TolC family protein: MKKLKLLAAFLAAPMLIFAQQSETWDLQRCVQYALDNNISVKQSDVQARLDALTLKQAKANQIPTLSFNTQGGYNFGRSVDPTTNQFTTNRVLFQSYGIQTGVTLFNFFRVQNDIKAKKIQGEASASDIERAKSDVTLNVAAAYLQYLLAKEQVNIAKGQIELTTNQLDLTKKQVEAGALPELNAAQLASQLATDSSTYITNVTTMEQNKLQLLALLNLSADAPFEVSLPDVDKIPLEPISELQPDALYKHAVQTQYQQRVDSLKILSAKYAAKSARAALYPTLSAFGSVGSNYASSFMTQTGSFPYMDTIGTININGKDYYSTAQGQIPVYGKASYGKQIFDINLSQAVGISLNIPIFNNRQSRTAWEQAKLNVTNLQLQQAQNNQTLQQDIYTAYTNAKSGIEKFNANTKGASYAQYAYHLAELRYENGMLSASDYLVAQNNLYTAKINQSAARYEYIFRLKVLEFYKFNQIHL, encoded by the coding sequence ATGAAGAAACTAAAGCTATTAGCGGCATTTCTGGCGGCCCCTATGTTGATCTTTGCACAGCAAAGCGAGACCTGGGACCTGCAACGCTGCGTCCAATATGCCCTGGATAATAACATATCAGTCAAGCAATCTGATGTGCAGGCCCGGCTTGACGCACTGACACTCAAACAGGCTAAAGCCAATCAAATCCCTACACTGAGTTTCAACACACAAGGAGGGTATAATTTTGGTAGATCTGTGGACCCCACTACCAACCAATTTACGACCAACAGAGTACTCTTTCAGAGCTACGGTATCCAGACAGGAGTCACTTTGTTCAATTTCTTCCGGGTTCAAAACGATATCAAAGCCAAAAAGATCCAGGGCGAAGCCTCTGCATCAGACATCGAAAGGGCCAAAAGTGATGTAACGCTTAATGTCGCCGCTGCCTATTTGCAGTATTTGCTAGCCAAAGAGCAGGTCAATATTGCAAAGGGACAGATCGAATTGACAACCAATCAATTAGATTTGACAAAGAAACAGGTGGAGGCGGGCGCCCTACCTGAGCTAAATGCAGCTCAGCTGGCCTCCCAGTTGGCTACCGACAGCAGCACCTACATTACTAATGTCACGACGATGGAACAAAATAAGCTGCAGCTACTGGCTCTACTGAACTTAAGTGCTGATGCGCCTTTTGAAGTATCCCTGCCGGATGTGGACAAAATCCCACTGGAGCCCATCAGTGAACTTCAGCCAGATGCACTCTATAAACATGCGGTCCAGACGCAATATCAGCAAAGAGTGGATTCCCTGAAGATACTTTCCGCTAAATATGCAGCTAAATCAGCCAGGGCTGCCTTGTATCCGACCTTATCTGCTTTCGGTTCTGTTGGATCCAATTATGCCAGTTCATTTATGACACAGACCGGTTCCTTTCCCTATATGGATACCATCGGTACAATCAATATCAACGGTAAGGATTACTATTCGACTGCCCAAGGACAGATTCCGGTATATGGAAAAGCATCCTATGGCAAACAGATCTTCGACATCAACCTTTCTCAGGCCGTTGGTATCAGTTTAAATATTCCGATATTCAATAACCGGCAATCAAGGACAGCCTGGGAGCAGGCAAAACTCAACGTTACCAACCTCCAGCTACAACAGGCACAGAACAATCAGACACTTCAGCAAGATATTTACACCGCCTATACCAATGCTAAATCGGGTATAGAGAAATTTAATGCGAATACAAAAGGTGCATCCTACGCCCAGTATGCCTATCATCTGGCTGAATTACGATATGAAAACGGAATGCTCTCTGCTTCTGATTATCTGGTGGCTCAAAATAATCTCTATACCGCTAAAATCAATCAGTCAGCCGCCCGGTATGAGTATATTTTCAGACTCAAAGTACTTGAGTTTTATAAATTCAATCAAATACATCTTTAA
- a CDS encoding efflux RND transporter periplasmic adaptor subunit: protein MSKKLKWIIAILVLLIVLLVILSKMGAFGKDEGIKVSAEKATTRTITELVTASGQIYPVTEVKVSSDISGEIVDLPVQEGDTVRKGQVLAKIYADIYASQRDQAAAVVAQSKAQVQNAIDQLAGLKASLNQTQEAYNRQKILLDQKVISQSEFEQAEQAYLSAKSNYKAAQATINANKFNVESSQASLLRAQTDVERATIVSPMDGIISLMDVKKGERVVGTAQMTGTEMMRIADLGQIEVRVNVGENDIHKVRIGDKASIQVDAYNQRKFRGVVTQIANPQPNDATTSTATASTTATNYLVHILLDPESYKDLIGKGKPFPFRPSMSASADIETNTKESVLAVPINAVTTRDTKDLQKADTTAKSRKTDSAKATANTASSTNAAGGSDDGISEVVFVIGKDGKVKPVVVQTGIQDINYIEITSGLKTGDQIVTGSYDTVSKLLKAGDKVHVVDKSQLIEIKK, encoded by the coding sequence ATGAGTAAGAAACTTAAATGGATCATCGCTATACTGGTTTTACTAATCGTCCTGCTGGTTATACTCAGCAAAATGGGGGCTTTTGGAAAAGACGAAGGCATCAAAGTGTCAGCTGAAAAAGCGACCACCAGAACGATTACGGAATTGGTCACTGCTTCCGGACAGATCTATCCTGTGACGGAAGTAAAAGTATCATCCGACATTTCCGGGGAGATCGTAGACCTGCCTGTACAGGAAGGAGATACCGTGAGAAAAGGACAGGTGCTGGCCAAAATCTATGCAGATATCTATGCCAGTCAGAGAGATCAGGCTGCCGCAGTTGTAGCCCAGTCTAAAGCGCAGGTACAAAACGCCATTGATCAGCTGGCCGGTCTGAAGGCCTCCCTGAATCAGACACAAGAAGCTTATAATCGTCAGAAGATACTATTAGATCAGAAGGTTATTTCCCAGTCAGAGTTTGAGCAGGCGGAACAGGCTTACTTATCAGCTAAGTCAAATTATAAGGCCGCACAAGCGACAATTAATGCCAACAAATTCAACGTAGAAAGCTCCCAGGCAAGTCTGTTGCGTGCCCAGACTGACGTAGAGAGAGCCACCATTGTTTCTCCCATGGACGGTATCATCAGTCTGATGGACGTTAAAAAAGGCGAACGCGTTGTAGGAACTGCTCAGATGACCGGTACCGAAATGATGCGTATTGCTGATCTGGGTCAAATTGAGGTAAGGGTAAATGTCGGTGAAAACGATATTCACAAGGTCCGTATCGGTGACAAGGCTAGTATTCAAGTGGACGCATATAATCAGCGTAAATTCAGGGGAGTGGTTACACAGATCGCCAATCCTCAGCCAAATGATGCCACGACATCCACCGCCACAGCTTCTACGACAGCAACAAATTATCTGGTACATATCCTGCTGGACCCGGAAAGTTACAAAGACCTCATCGGCAAAGGCAAACCTTTCCCGTTCCGACCCAGTATGTCAGCCAGTGCAGATATCGAAACCAATACAAAGGAAAGTGTTCTTGCTGTTCCTATCAATGCCGTCACCACTCGGGATACCAAAGACTTGCAAAAAGCAGATACAACTGCCAAAAGTCGTAAAACAGATTCTGCCAAAGCAACAGCTAATACAGCTTCATCAACAAATGCCGCAGGTGGTAGCGATGATGGCATTTCCGAAGTTGTATTTGTGATTGGTAAAGATGGTAAAGTAAAACCTGTTGTTGTCCAAACTGGGATCCAGGATATTAATTATATTGAGATTACCAGTGGCCTCAAAACAGGGGACCAGATTGTCACAGGTTCATACGATACCGTCAGTAAACTCCTGAAAGCGGGCGATAAAGTGCATGTGGTTGACAAATCCCAGTTAATAGAAATCAAAAAGTAA
- a CDS encoding aldo/keto reductase — MKFRQLGNTGENLSAIGLGCMGLNFAYGDSVDEKNAVRLLERSIDLDVNFWDTADMYAQGANEALISKALVPNRDKIFIATKFGFRRRSGGSGFSSDPNTYIDGSPAYIKEAVEKSLKRLNIDTIDLYYAHRVDPKIPIEETVGAMADLVKEGKIRYLGLSEAAAGSLRRAASVHPIAALQSEYSLLSRDIEGDILDTCRELKISLVPYSPLSRGLITATIEDPSKLPDTDFRKSLPRFDLINWENNQKLIAGFAELAVSINATPAQLAIAWVLSRGEDIIPIPGTKKIKYLEQNIQATDMELNPVILQKLDTLVKAYPIQGDRYSERSMETLNR; from the coding sequence ATGAAATTTAGACAACTTGGAAACACAGGAGAAAACCTATCTGCTATCGGCCTGGGATGTATGGGATTAAATTTTGCCTATGGAGACAGCGTAGATGAAAAAAATGCTGTTCGACTTTTGGAAAGGTCCATCGACCTGGACGTTAATTTTTGGGATACAGCAGACATGTATGCCCAGGGAGCGAACGAAGCGTTGATTTCTAAGGCACTGGTGCCCAACAGAGACAAGATTTTTATTGCCACTAAGTTCGGGTTCCGGCGTAGAAGTGGCGGCAGCGGTTTTAGTAGTGATCCAAATACGTATATCGACGGGTCTCCTGCTTACATAAAAGAAGCAGTAGAAAAATCCCTTAAAAGGCTGAATATAGATACAATCGACCTGTATTACGCACATAGAGTAGATCCAAAGATCCCTATTGAAGAGACCGTCGGAGCCATGGCTGATCTGGTAAAAGAAGGGAAAATACGGTATCTAGGATTGTCAGAAGCTGCCGCCGGCTCATTAAGACGCGCCGCTTCGGTTCATCCGATCGCTGCTTTGCAAAGTGAATATTCTTTACTCAGCCGGGATATCGAAGGCGATATTTTGGATACCTGTCGTGAATTAAAAATTTCTTTGGTTCCTTATAGTCCGTTGTCCAGGGGATTGATTACTGCGACGATTGAAGATCCGTCAAAACTGCCCGATACTGATTTTAGAAAAAGCTTACCGCGGTTCGATCTGATAAACTGGGAAAATAACCAAAAGCTGATCGCTGGATTTGCAGAACTGGCAGTTTCTATTAATGCCACGCCTGCTCAACTGGCCATCGCCTGGGTTTTAAGTCGCGGCGAAGATATTATTCCTATCCCCGGTACCAAGAAAATAAAATACCTGGAGCAAAATATTCAGGCAACAGATATGGAACTTAATCCGGTGATTTTGCAAAAACTGGATACCCTGGTTAAGGCCTATCCTATTCAGGGTGATCGCTACAGTGAACGTTCTATGGAAACACTGAATAGATAG
- a CDS encoding outer membrane beta-barrel family protein has translation MKTFLFFLAISLLAITGYSQSAISGKVVGNEQEPLAYAAVSVSKKDTTERYIASKITDSVGAFSLDVPASGTYLIRATAVGYIDKVIEINTDVPGIIALNRREHKLSDVSVQAKKPLIERKADRLIMNVENNPLATGKSSMEAIALAPGVLVRDGQIVINGMTGTRVMVNGKLLKLSGDDLTNYLSSLRSDEIESIQIIAHPPAEYDAEGSGGLINIILKKQKDLGLNGSVYGNYSQGKYPETSEGVQLNFKKGKLGLFANYSYNWDKNFNKLNQSRTFPNDGIYSAQNRGKTRSQNQRIHTGATFDFTDKQYIALDYTGSFSRDKDVFKATTFIDYPGQPTLNSTSRGLFPSTYNSDYNDIGLNYHITTDTLGSNFELLSDYTTNNGNSTNEANSSFYDADNKFVSDTSFRNLTPSDAKIFTADAKYKKIFKNGSTFGFGSKISLTKIHNAAYFSYIDGNDWVDNTDQNFIYNYKENIIAGYLNYNGHVLDMDVQLGLRGENTHVTGTLYDTAGVQRNPKDYFALFPSVYLTKKLNKEGTNSLSASYNRRLNRPGFSSLNPHISYVDNYTSGRGNPYLMPEFNNAYELSFTLHNKYIFTTSYTQSTDVINNAIIPEADDPEKMMQQPINSGSTKIWMFTAFAPVKITKWWMTQNTLQLSNQHAIAESFDLQENIAMLQSSQIFQLGKGYTVSASAYYLNKVIFANAVLHHLFNTDLAIQKKFFNNKLTVKLAGSDIFGTQKVKGRFYYDDFRLNFNQLQQSQKITLGLTYNFNLGKAFKAKKVQSSNAEEQNRL, from the coding sequence ATGAAAACATTCTTATTCTTTCTTGCGATCTCACTGCTGGCTATCACGGGTTATAGTCAAAGCGCAATTTCCGGTAAGGTCGTGGGCAATGAACAGGAGCCACTGGCTTATGCAGCTGTTTCTGTCAGCAAGAAAGATACTACAGAACGCTATATCGCCTCTAAAATAACAGATAGCGTGGGTGCGTTTTCGCTTGATGTCCCCGCGTCAGGAACCTATCTCATTCGAGCTACTGCAGTCGGTTATATAGATAAAGTAATTGAAATCAACACAGATGTTCCAGGGATTATTGCTTTAAATAGACGAGAGCATAAACTCAGTGATGTTTCTGTTCAGGCGAAAAAACCGCTGATTGAGCGGAAAGCCGACCGCTTAATCATGAATGTGGAAAATAATCCATTGGCCACCGGCAAATCATCTATGGAAGCCATTGCGCTGGCCCCGGGTGTTCTGGTCAGAGACGGTCAAATCGTTATAAACGGCATGACGGGTACCAGAGTAATGGTCAATGGAAAACTTCTTAAATTGAGTGGCGACGATTTGACGAATTACCTGAGTTCACTTCGTTCTGATGAAATTGAGTCTATACAAATCATTGCCCACCCCCCGGCTGAGTATGACGCCGAGGGGTCAGGCGGCCTGATCAACATCATTTTGAAAAAACAAAAAGATCTGGGCCTGAATGGAAGCGTTTACGGCAATTATTCCCAAGGCAAATACCCCGAAACCTCTGAAGGTGTCCAGCTGAATTTCAAAAAAGGAAAACTAGGTCTATTCGCCAATTACAGCTACAATTGGGACAAGAATTTTAACAAACTCAATCAGTCCAGGACTTTTCCTAATGACGGCATCTATTCTGCACAAAACAGGGGTAAAACCAGGAGTCAAAACCAGCGGATACATACCGGTGCGACATTTGACTTTACGGACAAACAATATATTGCATTGGATTACACCGGATCTTTCTCCAGAGATAAAGATGTTTTTAAGGCAACTACCTTTATCGACTACCCTGGTCAACCCACACTCAATTCAACGTCCAGAGGGTTATTCCCCAGCACCTACAATAGTGATTATAATGATATAGGATTGAACTACCACATTACAACAGATACACTGGGGTCGAATTTTGAGCTACTCTCTGATTACACGACTAATAATGGTAACTCTACAAATGAAGCCAATAGCAGTTTCTATGATGCTGATAACAAGTTCGTAAGTGATACTTCATTCAGAAACCTGACACCTTCTGACGCAAAAATCTTTACAGCAGATGCTAAATATAAAAAGATCTTTAAAAACGGAAGCACTTTCGGATTTGGCTCAAAAATCAGTCTGACCAAAATACATAATGCGGCCTACTTCTCTTATATTGATGGTAATGACTGGGTAGATAATACTGATCAGAATTTTATCTATAACTATAAAGAGAACATTATCGCCGGTTACCTGAACTATAATGGCCACGTACTGGATATGGATGTTCAATTAGGGCTGAGAGGGGAGAACACACATGTAACGGGCACATTATATGATACCGCTGGTGTACAACGTAACCCTAAGGATTATTTTGCACTGTTCCCCAGTGTATATCTTACGAAAAAACTAAACAAAGAGGGGACCAATAGCCTAAGTGCTTCCTACAATAGAAGATTGAACCGACCAGGCTTTTCTTCTTTGAACCCTCATATCAGTTATGTAGACAACTACACTTCTGGAAGAGGCAACCCCTATCTCATGCCGGAATTCAACAATGCCTATGAGCTCAGTTTTACATTACATAATAAATACATCTTTACTACGAGTTATACGCAAAGTACAGACGTTATTAACAACGCTATCATACCGGAAGCAGATGATCCGGAAAAAATGATGCAACAACCCATCAACTCGGGCTCTACCAAAATATGGATGTTTACCGCATTTGCACCGGTAAAGATCACGAAATGGTGGATGACACAGAACACTTTACAATTAAGCAATCAGCACGCAATAGCGGAGTCATTTGACCTCCAGGAGAATATAGCCATGTTGCAGTCTTCCCAAATATTTCAATTGGGTAAAGGCTATACTGTAAGCGCTTCCGCCTACTATCTGAATAAGGTTATATTCGCCAATGCTGTCCTGCATCATTTATTTAATACGGATCTGGCTATCCAGAAAAAGTTCTTTAACAACAAATTGACGGTAAAACTCGCCGGCAGCGATATCTTTGGAACACAAAAAGTGAAAGGACGATTCTATTATGATGATTTCCGCCTGAACTTTAATCAATTACAACAATCACAAAAAATAACCTTAGGGCTGACCTATAATTTTAATCTGGGTAAAGCCTTTAAGGCGAAAAAGGTACAAAGTAGCAATGCCGAGGAACAAAACAGATTATAA
- a CDS encoding helix-turn-helix domain-containing protein — protein sequence MENMECTGLQYRSFLPIGKDGDFTRQKGDFNVYDRKLCQFKTPYRRRDFYKITLIENKGLLHYAEKVIPVTGPTLLFSNPMIPYCWEAEPGVQYGKYCVFTAAFLTRNSSGGIIHPLFTQGKARPVFHLDKTKREQIAGIFRQMEIEHRSDYAERESLIFNYVQILIHEACKLSPVENIVSQPGSAAARITALFMEMLDRQFPVDPREGLLLKKAADYADSLSVHVNHLNRAIKEVTGETTTHWIASRLIIEAQQLLLHTDLNVAEIAYALGFDYPSYFNQFFRKMTDRTPAAYRTRA from the coding sequence ATGGAAAACATGGAATGCACCGGATTGCAGTACCGGTCATTTTTGCCCATAGGTAAAGATGGCGATTTTACCCGTCAAAAAGGGGATTTTAATGTCTATGACAGGAAGCTTTGTCAGTTCAAAACACCTTACAGAAGAAGGGACTTTTATAAGATAACCCTGATCGAAAATAAAGGGCTCCTTCATTATGCGGAAAAGGTCATCCCCGTTACGGGCCCTACCCTTTTGTTTTCAAATCCGATGATACCTTATTGCTGGGAAGCAGAACCTGGTGTGCAATATGGCAAGTACTGTGTATTTACTGCAGCGTTTTTGACAAGAAACAGCTCCGGTGGGATCATTCATCCCTTATTTACGCAGGGAAAGGCTAGACCGGTATTTCACCTGGACAAAACAAAAAGAGAGCAGATTGCCGGCATCTTTAGGCAAATGGAAATCGAGCATCGGTCTGATTATGCTGAAAGGGAAAGCCTGATATTCAATTATGTGCAAATACTTATCCACGAAGCTTGCAAGCTAAGTCCAGTAGAGAATATAGTATCACAACCGGGCAGTGCTGCGGCCAGAATTACGGCACTGTTTATGGAAATGCTTGACCGGCAGTTTCCGGTGGATCCCAGAGAAGGACTATTGTTGAAGAAAGCAGCCGATTATGCTGATAGCCTTTCCGTCCATGTGAACCATCTGAATCGTGCCATTAAAGAAGTAACTGGTGAAACGACCACACATTGGATTGCCTCCCGTTTGATCATAGAAGCCCAGCAACTACTGTTACATACCGATCTGAATGTTGCAGAGATTGCCTATGCACTGGGCTTCGATTATCCCTCCTATTTTAATCAGTTTTTTCGCAAGATGACCGACAGGACACCCGCTGCTTATAGAACAAGAGCTTAA
- a CDS encoding TIGR02757 family protein — translation MELKRFLDRKVAEFNRPSFILEDPVSIPHQFTLKQDQEIAGFFAAIFAWGNRSVIIKKATELMQRMDNAPYQFCLEHTDSDLKKLLNFKHRTFNDTDLLYFIVFLHEHYRRFDSLEDAFLMELPKDEPFSMKTSLVHFYHYFFSLPDLPYRTRKHIATPEKNATCKRLNMFLRWMVRRDNQGVDLGLWKNIRMADLICPIDLHVAKVARRLTLLDRSQTDWRAAQQLTDRLKELDPGDPAKYDFALFGLGVVEKYY, via the coding sequence ATGGAACTCAAACGCTTTTTAGATCGTAAAGTCGCGGAATTTAACCGGCCGTCTTTTATCCTGGAAGACCCGGTCAGTATTCCCCATCAGTTTACCTTAAAACAGGATCAGGAAATTGCCGGTTTTTTTGCCGCTATCTTTGCCTGGGGAAACCGGTCAGTCATTATCAAAAAAGCGACGGAGCTCATGCAGCGAATGGATAATGCTCCCTATCAGTTTTGTCTGGAGCATACGGATAGTGATTTAAAAAAACTATTGAATTTCAAACACCGTACTTTTAATGATACAGATCTGCTCTATTTTATAGTGTTCTTACACGAGCACTATAGAAGGTTTGATTCGTTGGAGGATGCTTTTCTTATGGAATTGCCAAAAGATGAACCTTTTTCCATGAAAACCAGCCTGGTTCATTTTTACCATTACTTCTTTTCTTTGCCTGATTTGCCCTACAGAACGCGCAAACATATCGCTACTCCCGAAAAAAATGCCACTTGTAAAAGACTTAATATGTTCCTTAGGTGGATGGTCAGACGAGACAATCAGGGCGTCGATCTGGGGCTTTGGAAAAACATCCGGATGGCTGATCTGATTTGTCCGATAGATCTGCATGTTGCCAAAGTGGCCCGCAGGCTGACACTATTAGATAGAAGCCAAACAGACTGGCGCGCAGCGCAGCAATTGACAGACAGGCTCAAAGAACTGGATCCGGGAGATCCGGCCAAATATGATTTTGCCTTATTTGGTTTAGGTGTGGTTGAAAAATATTATTAA